One Glandiceps talaboti chromosome 2, keGlaTala1.1, whole genome shotgun sequence genomic region harbors:
- the LOC144445237 gene encoding N-acetylated-alpha-linked acidic dipeptidase 2-like: protein MAYSLLGGKHPRMRFSVFVIILLIVGMGIGLLLGYLVAFSIHYEPEVTCGAACEDGDERISPTLISSMAAENIRGFLRDVASKPHLAGTEEDLNTAEYIRNTWIEQGLDSATIYPYDVLLSYPDDVNPNKVQILNSDGSVNFTCAEIEETLRPGDEHPNIVKQFNAYSAKKMAQGDLVYVNYARVEDFDTLATVAPALNLTGKLMIARYGKLFRGNKALNAQSHGAEGLILYSDPDDYSSSGLKIYPSGLGLPGSGVQRGNLHASDYKGDPLTPGYPAKESTFRIDVEDTYLPNIPVQPIGYDDALALLRELDGDDAPSSWQGGLDITYKLGPGFTDPDRKVLMDIHTTNERRWTYNTVGFIRGAVEPDRYVIVGNHNDAWVFGAVDPSSGTAAMLEVTRAFGELVSSKDWRPRRSILFCSWGAEEYGLVGSTEWVEEFAQNLGARSIAYLNIDSAVTGDWSMTAKSSPLLRQAIFNAAKKVTDPDDPSRTLYDSWLERIPDYDYTDIPYISNLGSGSDFAPFMYRIGVPGLDIRYRYDSSLGISSNPTYHSAYETLYLMEEFLDPTFSHHLAMSRVMAEITRDLSDSLIIPFNCNDYAVKLNESVDNLKSSYGDAMQSRGITFETIDSAVVNFTASAGALHNEIDTMDTDNALAIRAVNDQLMNIERAFIDPLGLPDRKFLRHIVFAPSSTNSYSSASFPGIVDAMFKIDEDPNEDERWKTVEEQMSVAALTIQSAATTMTDYQL from the exons ATGGCATACTCACTTCTCGGTGGTAAACATCCACGGATGCGATTTTCAGTGTTTGTGATTATTTTACTTATTGTTGGAATGGGTATTGGTTTACTTCTTGGTTACCTCGTAGCTTTCTCGATACATTACGAACCAGAAGTTACGTGTGGTGCAGCGTGTGAAGATGGTGATGAAAGGATCTCGCCTACACTAATATCGTCCATGGCAGCCGAAAACATACGAGGATTCTTAAG GGACGTAGCAAGTAAACCTCATCTGGCCGGCACAGAAGAGGACCTGAACACAGCAGAATATATCCGTAACACATGGATAGAGCAAGGCTTAGACTCTGCCACTATATATCCATACGACGTTCTCCTCTCGTACCCAGATGATGTTAACCCAAACAAG GTGCAAATACTCAACAGTGATGGTtcagttaattttacatgtgcaGAAATTGAAGAAACTCTGCGGCCAGGGGATGAACACCCAAATATTGTCAAACAGTTCAATGCGTATTCAGCAAAAAAGATGGCCCAG GGGGACTTAGTCTATGTGAATTATGCCAGAGTTGAAGACTTCGATACACTAGCCACAGTTGCTCCAGCTTTAAACCTTACCGGCAAATTGATGATTGCCCGGTATGGTAAACTATTCAGAGGAAACAAG GCTTTGAATGCTCAGAGCCACGGTGCTGAAGGTCTCATACTATATTCCGATCCCGACGACTACAGCAGTAGCGGTCTAAAAATTTATCCCAGTGGTTTGGGGTTACCGGGTTCTGGTGTACAGCGTGGAAACTTGCATGCCAGTGATTACAAGGGAGATCCGCTTACTCCAGGATATCCAGCGAAAG AGTCAACGTTCCGTATAGACGTGGAGGATACTTATTTGCCAAATATTCCTGTTCAACCAATAGGATACGATGACGCGCTTGCTCTTCTCAG GGAATTGGACGGAGATGACGCACCCTCGAGTTGGCAGGGAGGACTCGATATAACATACAAACTAGGACCAGGTTTTACTGATCCTGATAG GAAAGTTTTGATGGATATTCACACCACCAATGAGCGTAGATGGACGTACAACACAGTTGGATTCATTCGCGGTGCTGTTGAACCAG ATCGTTACGTCATCGTTGGAAATCACAATGATGCTTGGGTTTTTGGTGCTGTTGATCCATCAAGTGGTACAGCAGCAATGTTGGAAGTAACTCGGGCGTTTGGAGAGCTTGTCAGCTCGAAAG ATTGGCGCCCTCGTCGTTCAATTCTGTTCTGTAGTTGGGGTGCAGAGGAGTACGGATTGGTTGGATCAACGGAATGGGTTGAG GAATTTGCCCAGAATCTGGGAGCTAGAAGTATTGCCTACCTTAATATTGATAGTGCTGTTACCGGTGACTGGTCCATGACAGCGAAATCGTCTCCTCTGTTACGTCAGGCTATCTTTAATGCAGCAAAAAAG GTAACTGACCCAGATGACCCATCGAGGACCTTGTACGACTCATGGTTAGAGCGGATACCCGACTATGACTACACTgatattccata TATATCCAATCTTGGATCGGGGAGTGATTTTGCGCCATTCATGTATCGTATTGGTGTTCCAGGTCTTGATATCAGATATAGGTATGATTCG TCTTTGGGTATATCTTCAAATCCAACGTATCATTCAGCATACGAGACACTTTATCTTATGGAGGAATTTTTGGACCCGACATTCTCCCATCATCTTGCCATGTCTCGTGTCATGGCCGAAATTACACGAGATCTTTCCGATTCTCTTATCATTCCGTTCAATTGCAACGACTATGCCGTGAAATTGAATGAATCTGTCGATAACTTGAAATCAAGCTATGGAGATGCCATGCAAAGTAGAGGAATAACATTCG AGACCATTGATTCTGCTGTTGTGAATTTCACTGCTTCCGCTGGTGCTTTACACAATGAAATCGACACCATGGATACAGATAA CGCCCTAGCAATCCGGGCTGTCAATGACCAGTTGATGAATATTGAAAGAGCTTTCATCGACCCATTGGGATTACCGGACAGAAAGTTTCTAAG GCATATTGTGTTTGCACCAAGCAGTACCAATTCATATTCAAGTGCAAGTTTCCCTGGCATTGTTGACGCTATGTTTAAAATTGACGAGGATCCAAATGAAGATGAACGTTGGAAGACAGTTGAAGAACAGATGTCAGTGGCAGCACTGACCATTCAATCAGCAGCTACAACAATGACAGATTATCAGTTGTAA